In the Parashewanella tropica genome, AGCATTTACGTCAACCTCCTCGCTAAACAGTTCATGGATAGATCTCAGTGAATTCTCTTTCGCTGCTACATGTAGAGCTGTTCTGCCATTTTTATCTATGATACTAAGATCGATGCTGGCTTTTTTTAGTGCTTGTATTGTGGTTTCTCTGTTTCTAGCCACAGCAATGTGGAGAGCTGGGGTTGGGTCTGCATCACGACCAGTTAAATGATATGACTGACTTGCTCCGCCAATTAATAAAAGAAGGGCGGCTTGGCCATCTCCAATATCACAGCAGTACTGGAGAGGCGTATATTTTTGATCCGACCACCCGTGTTGCGGGGTTTCTAAACTATGCCCTTGCTTGATGAAATCAACAAGAGTTTGATGTCTGACTGATAGTGCTGCCTCGGTGTCGCCTTTTGCTTGTAATTCAATGTCATCTGTAAGATGTCGAGTTTCTTTGGTTTTGATAATCGACCAGATAGAAAAACTGGTTTCTAGTTGCTGCTCTAATTGTTTAACCATTGCTTTATGAGCCTTGGGGGGAGAAGGCACTGGATTTAATAACCTCCCTAAAAACAATGTTGATTGAGGAAGGACATTCCAGAAACTTGTTAAAGGCCCTGGGCTAAAACTCATCTTATATTGATATGAAAAATGTTCACTGCCGTCTACGGTTTCAAGAGTGAAGGCTTGACCTCGTAGCCGAGACATTTCAGACAGCTGCTGACTGCTAATTTTATAAGTTTGGTTTCTAGAATCATACTCAAGTAGAAAATGAGGTTGAGCTTCAGCTTTGACGGCCATGATGTCTTCCATTGCCTAGACTAGTTAATAATAACCATAGCCAACAATGGAAGTTCTACAAATCTTGCTAGAAAGGCTATTTAACCTCAACTCTGTATAACGAAATCAATAACATTATGATTTACAGTACAAACCTAAAGTTTTATCTACAGTGCGGCTAATTTTGTGTAGTTCAAGGCAGAACAGTTCGTAATAGTCGGCCTATTACGGGCTGTTCTAACACCGAAATACGCATAAGTAGCTGTGCTGTAGAGGTTGGCTTATGCAGAGCTGAGGTTATTTAGTGGGTTGTAATTGTAAAATCCCTTTACCGTCAACACCTACATATAAATAGCCATCGTTGCCTTGCATCAAACTGCGTAAACGGCCGATATCTTTAAAGGCCTTAGCTTGTGATATCACTTTATCGCCTTGATAGCTGACCACAGAAACAAAACCATACTTGAGTGAGCCAACCAACAGTTTACCTTTGAGCTTTGGGTATTTATCGGAAGTAACAAACACCATATCAGAAGGCGCAATGGAAGGTGTCCATTGGGAAAGTGGTGGCTCCATCCCTTCTTTTGCAGTCAAATTGGTAAACTTGGTACCAATGTAGTTAATGCCGTAGCTCACCACAGGCCAGCCATAGTTTAGGCCTTTTTTGATCAGGTTGATTTCATCTCCGCCACGTGGACCATGTTCGTGTGACCAAATAGACCCTGTTACTGGGTTAAGCGCTAACCCTTGAGGGTTTCGATGCCCATAGCTGAAGATGGCGGGACTCACATCTTTTTGATTGATAAATGGGTTATCTTTAGGAATGCTACCGTCTAAGTGAAGGCGATAGATTTTGCCTGCGTCTTTCGTGAGATTTTGTGGGTTCACATCTCGGTTAGCGCGATCGCCGACTGAAAAGTACAGGTAGCCATTGTTATCAAATGTGATACGGCTGCCGAAATGGCGGCTGCTGGTGGTATTTCGTTTAGCTTTAAATAGAGTTTTAATATTCTCTATTTGCCGTTTTTCAGAGTTTAACCTAGCTTGAATCAGAGCCGTATTACTGCCTTTTCGTTTACCTTCTGGTGAGCTTAAGGTTAGGTAGATAAGTTGGTTTTTATCAAAATCAGGATGTAATGCGACATCTAATAACCCACCTTGACCTCTTGCAGTGATTTTAGGTAATCCAGAAATCTTAATCGCTTTGTCATTGCCTTTTTTAATAAGCTTAAGTTCGCCACTTCGTTCGGTGACTAGAATATCTTGGTTTGGTAGCTGAACCATTCCCCAAGGTACATTGACATCATCAGTGATGGTTACCACGTTTGCTTGAACAGGAATAAATTTAAGCTGTTCGTAATCGACCGCCTGACTTGAAAATGCCAGTGTAGACAGTAGCGC is a window encoding:
- a CDS encoding ankyrin repeat domain-containing protein yields the protein MAVKAEAQPHFLLEYDSRNQTYKISSQQLSEMSRLRGQAFTLETVDGSEHFSYQYKMSFSPGPLTSFWNVLPQSTLFLGRLLNPVPSPPKAHKAMVKQLEQQLETSFSIWSIIKTKETRHLTDDIELQAKGDTEAALSVRHQTLVDFIKQGHSLETPQHGWSDQKYTPLQYCCDIGDGQAALLLLIGGASQSYHLTGRDADPTPALHIAVARNRETTIQALKKASIDLSIIDKNGRTALHVAAKENSLRSIHELFSEEVDVNAKDDSGQTPLHLAVEYGHNQIVGILLEHNASPDLQDNSGQTPLHKAVQADNLEAFEMLLKKGANFEQKDKRKRMPLDFTTKQNKAEFSKLVEDDLGTKTKVEDDNGFDVITIEHDKPEN
- a CDS encoding PQQ-dependent sugar dehydrogenase → MLKPFTLALLSTLAFSSQAVDYEQLKFIPVQANVVTITDDVNVPWGMVQLPNQDILVTERSGELKLIKKGNDKAIKISGLPKITARGQGGLLDVALHPDFDKNQLIYLTLSSPEGKRKGSNTALIQARLNSEKRQIENIKTLFKAKRNTTSSRHFGSRITFDNNGYLYFSVGDRANRDVNPQNLTKDAGKIYRLHLDGSIPKDNPFINQKDVSPAIFSYGHRNPQGLALNPVTGSIWSHEHGPRGGDEINLIKKGLNYGWPVVSYGINYIGTKFTNLTAKEGMEPPLSQWTPSIAPSDMVFVTSDKYPKLKGKLLVGSLKYGFVSVVSYQGDKVISQAKAFKDIGRLRSLMQGNDGYLYVGVDGKGILQLQPTK